The Calliphora vicina chromosome 3, idCalVici1.1, whole genome shotgun sequence genome contains a region encoding:
- the LOC135954616 gene encoding peritrophin-44, which produces MKGFQISSGVILLMTAGFLMQQIVMVSSADVDMTATCALMSEGFIADPKSCQGYGYCKGGKLSGTGSCPAGYLYNARHGVCDDPANVVCSDVDTACKYADDQTFVADPNDCSRYCYCSKQKAECTSCPKGQVFDSRVTRCVYASAPGFVCQADSVCRLVPNGVFLGTTTCGNQYTGCLNGVGTTATCPKGLFYNTQLGGCQSENPCIGGNPVGGGLGVNGVAPQTPIPCEKATSATPEKPQYVTDQATCMGYFVCTGINDPGIWTKCPLGLHFNDGECVTPYTFACQHDRCGNMNVTWVGAINTECKNFLICKDQTSQGLVNGYEVYTGIPCQQNYFFNEYTQTCSKDSPKSTNYKLCP; this is translated from the exons ATGAAAG GTTTTCAAATATCATCAGGAGTTATCCTGCTCATGACTGCCGGTTTCTTAATGCAGCAAATTGTTATGGTATCATCAGCCGACGTGGACATGACTGCGACTTGTGCGCTTATGTCCGAAGGTTTTATTGCTGATCCCAAATCGTGTCAAGGATATGGCTACTGTAAAGGGGGTAAATTAAGTGGTACTGGTAGCTGTCCCGCTGGCTATCTGTACAATGCAAGGCATGGTGTCTGTGATGATCCGGCAAATGTTGTATGCAGCGACGTTGATACCGCTTGCAAGTATGCCGATGATCAAACGTTTGTTGCCGACCCCAATGATTGCTCTCGCTATTGCTATTGCAGTAAACAAAAGGCTGAGTGCACATCATGCCCCAAAGGACAAGTATTTGACAGTAGAGTCACGAGGTGTGTGTATGCCTCAGCTCCAGGATTTGTATGCCAGGCTGATTCGGTTTGTCGTTTGGTGCCCAATGGTGTATTTTTAGGTACTACAACGTGTGGGAATCAATACACTGGATGTCTTAATGGCGTGGGCACTACAGCTACTTGTCCCAAAggtttattttataatacacAACTTGGAGGGTGTCAAAGTGAGAATCCTTGCATTGGTGGTAATCCAGTGGGCGGTGGTCTGGGAGTTAATGGGGTTGCCCCACAGACCCCAATTCCATGTGAAAAAGCAACTAGTGCTACTCCAGAAAAACCACAATATGTTACAGATCAGGCAACATGTATGGGTTATTTTGTCTGCACTGGAATCAATGATCCTGGTATTTGGACCAAATGTCCACTTGGTTTACACTTTAATGATGGTGAATGTGTCACCCCTTATACATTTGCTTGTCAACATGACCGTTGTGGTAATATGAATGTAACCTGGGTTGGCGCTATTAACACGGAATGTAAAAACTTCTTAATTTGTAAAGATCAAACATCTCAAGGCCTAGTTAATGGATATGAAGTTTATACTGGTATACCATGCcaacaaaattatttcttcAATGAATATACACAGACATGTAGCAAAGATAGCCCCAAATCAACAAATTACAAACTGTGCCCATGA
- the LOC135953650 gene encoding peritrophin-44-like, with protein MFKAKFLLTLTIISLLGCISAQTINIKEVCDLAPNAVLLQPNTCSDWLKCASSPNATDMEEGSCVFGLYFNKNSGKCEYKDNVECPFESTNKNRCSRENEGAFLADLEQCNAYIYCRQGEEVKSYCPSNLVFDPVNKACVYKHQYKCPETMPKTESDALCLSLPDGMFFADKNDCTKYSQCKNGQLKTHSCNSSFAWDYVQGNCVPADDVVCLPSAKKPEPELKVCVDFVGPVSDGVSCSGYYFCKKMSNATYDRKPQHFSCPAGNFFDMNTNSCRDRLNVKCSLDRCEGMGNKYVNVAGDCRKYVLCQNGVAGTPGSCPSTHYFDERTQGCTPQVVSYAACSA; from the exons atgttcaaag CCAAATTCCTTTTAACCTTAACCATCATCTCCTTGTTGGGCTGCATTTCTGCCCAAACAATCAATATAAAGGAGGTGTGTGATTTGGCTCCCAATGCCGTACTGCTGCAACCCAATACCTGCTCGGATTGGTTGAAATGTGCCAGCTCTCCCAACGCTACTGACATGGAAGAGGGATCTTGTGTATTTGGTTTGTACTTTAACAAAAACTCTGGCAAATGTGAATACAAGGATAATGTTGAGTGCCCTTTTGAATCGACTAACAAAAATCGTTGCAGTCGTGAAAATGAGGGCGCATTCTTGGCCGATTTGGAACAATGTAATGCCTATATTTATTGCAGGCAGGGTGAAGAGGTCAAATCCTATTGCCCCAGCAATTTAGTATTCGATCCGGTTAACAAGGCCTGCGTTTACAAGCATCAATACAAGTGTCCCGAAACGATGCCAAAAACCGAAAGTGATGCCCTGTGTTTATCGTTGCCCGATGGCATGTTCTTTGCCGATAAAAACGATTGCACCAAATACAGTCAATGCAAGAATGGCCAGCTCAAAACACACTCCTGCAATAGCAGTTTTGCCTGGGACTATGTCCAGGGTAACTGTGTGCCCGCTGATGATGTGGTCTGCTTGCCGTCCGCCAAGAAACCCGAGCCTGAACTTAAAGTATGTGTCGATTTTGTGGGTCCCGTTTCGGATGGTGTTTCCTGCAGCGGTTACTATTTCTGCAAGAAAATGTCCAACGCTACATACGATCGCAAGCCACAGCATTTCAGCTGTCCCGCTGGCAATTTCTTCGATATGAATACCAATTCGTGCCGTGACCGTTTGAATGTCAAATGTTCTCTGGATCGTTGTGAGGGTATGGGCAATAAGTATGTCAATGTGGCCGGTGATTGTAGAAAGTATGTGTTGTGTCAAAATGGTGTGGCTGGCACACCGGGCAGCTGTCCCAGCACCCATTATTTCGATGAACGTACCCAAGGCTGCACTCCTCAGGTTGTAAGCTATGCGGCTTGTTCGgcttaa
- the LOC135954967 gene encoding peritrophin-44, protein MFKSTLLANTAALLLLLLITTTPAYAAAISFNPDLLCTYIANNTRIKDPSACNKYITCVDQKPISGTCEGDLFYDRNTRSCVPPNSVKCYSSNPCAATPGVNGFVSDPYTCSGYYYCQNGKGSHGACSSGMNFNPVTMNCIRNYPCEVKMLPEDYCNIVPDGVFIKVPNSCTAYQMCWHGELINGTCPETFYFNALQGDCDYPTEVDCLETTTVPPKKPEDVKCIEAGVFISDGVSCNGYYYCKDHADNDSIDLVHGVCPFERFFDASNGGACVVRTNISCPYNRCVTFGYHNIQLANINDDGCTGFSICQDGEIIGQSECPSGEYFNELLQLCTTEVVSFPACARTSSTTVAGQRETTTQSSLLTTT, encoded by the coding sequence TTAAGTCCACCTTACTAGCCAACACTGCTGCATTACTGCTGCTGCTTCTAATCACAACTACGCCAGCTTATGCAGCTGCCATATCTTTTAATCCCGATCTATTGTGCACCTATATAGCGAATAATACCAGAATCAAAGATCCCAGTGCCTGTAACAAATATATAACGTGTGTAGATCAAAAGCCCATATCTGGTACGTGTGAGGGTGATCTTTTCTACGATCGCAATACACGCAGTTGTGTGCCACCTAATTCCGTCAAATGTTACTCCAGCAATCCGTGTGCTGCCACGCCCGGTGTTAATGGTTTCGTCTCAGATCCTTATACTTGCAGTGGCTATTACTATTGTCAAAATGGCAAGGGTTCACATGGTGCCTGTTCCAGTGGCATGAATTTCAATCCAGTTACCATGAATTGCATTAGGAACTATCCCTGTGAGGTGAAAATGTTGCCCGAAGACTATTGCAATATTGTGCCCGATGGTGTGTTCATCAAGGTGCCCAACTCCTGTACGGCCTATCAAATGTGCTGGCATGGCGAACTGATAAATGGCACCTGTCCGGAAACGTTTTATTTCAATGCCCTCCAGGGTGATTGTGATTATCCCACGGAGGTGGATTGTCTGGAGACCACCACAGTGCCACCTAAAAAACCCGAAGATGTGAAATGCATTGAGGCAGGTGTTTTCATATCGGATGGGGTCAGCTGTAAtggttattattattgtaaagATCATGCAGATAATGACAGCATAGATCTGGTACATGGTGTATGTCCCTTTGAACGATTCTTTGATGCTAGCAATGGTGGTGCCTGTGTGGTACGCACTAATATATCCTGCCCTTACAATCGCTGCGTTACTTTTGGCTATCACAATATCCAATTGGCCAATATCAATGATGATGGTTGCACAGGATTCTCGATATGTCAAGATGGGGAAATCATTGGCCAATCTGAGTGTCCCAGTGGAGAGTACTTCAATGAGTTGCTGCAATTGTGTACCACAGAGGTAGTTTCCTTTCCGGCCTGTGCCCGAACATCATCAACCACTGTGGCAGGTCAGAGGGAAACTACTACCCAGTCTAGTTTATTAACCACTACTTAA